GGAAGAAAAAGATGCCCAAGACTTCGAATCGTTCCGCACCTATCGATGATCGTCAATTTGAGCAATAATATCATCCGATATGGCAATCCAGCCTCCAAAACCCTCTTATATCCATACAGCATAATCTCCGGATACCGGAGGACAGGGGAATGCACGGGGACAGAATTCGGGAGTTACTCTCCCTGAGAGACTGGAAAGGGCTTCGGAATTACGCAAAAGAGCTCTCCAGGGTCGAAGCTGCAGATCTCTTCTCTGAGATGGAGGATGCAGACTACGCCATCTTCTTCCGTCTCCTTGAGAAGAATACGGCCCTTGATGTCTTCGAGTCGCTTGATCCCGAACAACAGGCCCGGCTTATCGGCCTGATGGAGGATCCGGAGACACTCAGCCTTGTCGAATCGCTCGATCCCGATGACCAGACACGGTTGTTTGAAGAGCTTCCTGCAAAGATCGCCAAACGAATCCTTGCTGAGATGAAGCCCGGAGATGCGGCAGCAGTCAGCCATCTCCTCGGATATCCCGCAGGGAGCTCCGGGCGGTTCATGACCTCCCGGTACCTTGCATTCCATGAGAATTCAACCATTGGGGAGGTGCTGGCAAGGCTTCATACCAGCCCGCTCCGCCCTGATGAGATGGGCGTCATCTATGTCATCGGTCCGGGGAGGGTATATCGCGGATATATCAGCCTGGGCAGTCTTCTCAAGACGACCCCGGATGTCAGGATCGGAGAGATTGCAACAGAACCCGGCCTCTTCGTCAGAACAACCGAGCCACGGATACGGGCTGCAGACCTCGTTGCTGAATATGACCTCTTTGCAATAGCGGTCCTTGATGGAGAGGACAGGCTTGTTGGATCGATCACCTTCGATGATGTCATCGATCTCCTCGAAGAGGAGGGTACCGAGGACTTCCTCAAGATCGGGTCGGTCCGCGATATCGGGATGAGCGTCAAGGATGCTACCATCGGTATTCTCTATCGGAAACGGCTCCCCTGGCTTCTCGTCCTCGTCCTGATGAATGTTTTTTCCGGGGCAGGTATTGCGTACTTCGAGGAGACGATCGCTGCGTATGTCGTACTCGTCTTCTTCCTCCCTCTCTTAATCGATAGCGGAGGAAATGCAGGATCACAGTCGGCGACCCTGATGGTCAGGTCTCTTGCAACCGGTGATGTCGAAGCAGGAGACTGGGCACGGCTCATCGGGCGTGAGGTATTCATCGCCCTGGCGCTTGGTGTCAGTCTCGCCGGGGCGGTGATGGTACTTGGCATCTTCCGGGGAGGTCCTGAGATTGCCGTTGTGGTCGGGCTCTCGATGATGCTGATCGTCATCGTCGGATCTCTCATCGGGATGACGCTTCCCTTCCTCCTGACCCGCCTGAACAAGGACCCGGCGGTGGCGAGCACACCCCTCGTCACCTCGTTTGCGGATATCACCGGGGTTCTCATCTACTTCTCGATTGCAACCTGGTACCTTGGTATCGCGGCGTGAGACGGGCGTTCATCCATTTTTTTCAGGCCCGCCTGATGTATATCCGGCACCATGCCGGTGATTTCAGTTGCGGGAGACCTCCTCTTCCGGCTTCTGAAAGGAGACCATCCAGAAGAGCCCATCCCATAGCTGGCGAGTCGTCAGATCGACCATCGTATCGGGGATGAACCTCTCAGGGGGATCATAGACCCCTGTATCGGAATCAGGCATGAATCGGCCAAAAAGATGGGATCTCTCCTTAAATTTTGCCGATTCATCACAGATATGGATTCTGCCCCCGGGTTGTGCAACCCGGATCATCTCGTTGATGGCCCTCTCCTTATCATTGAAGAAGTTGATGCCGCCGATATGGTAGACGACCTCAAACAATGCATCTCCAAAGGGGAGTGCTTCTGCATTCCCCTGAACACAGCCAATATCGATCCCCCACCTCCTCTGATTCTTCCTGCACCTTCGCAGCATGCCAAATGAGATGTCATTTCCGTAGAACCGGGCATCGACACCATGGTTGTGGAGATTTCGAAACTGCTGGCCGGTTCCGACAGAGGTCTCAAGAACACGGTCTCCCGGTTGGATCTCAATGATGGCGGCAATCTCATTCAGCCAGTTCCCGATGTTGCCGATATTAAACCGATACATGAAATCATACACCAGGCTCAGCCAGTCATATCCTCTCTGCGCCGTTCTGTTCCACCCGGCCACATCATCGGATCGAAGGATCACCGGTATCCCATCCCGAATGGTGAACTGCTCCCCCGAGACGCGATCTATCAGTCTCTCATCCTCATAGTCGAGGGGCTCTCCGGTTGCGGGATTTCTCAGGAGGGAGAGAAGTTCTTCCTGTCTGGACATCATACCCATCGGTTCCGGGAAGGTTCTCCTGATAGAAAAATT
Above is a genomic segment from Methanocalculus alkaliphilus containing:
- the mgtE gene encoding magnesium transporter, encoding MHGDRIRELLSLRDWKGLRNYAKELSRVEAADLFSEMEDADYAIFFRLLEKNTALDVFESLDPEQQARLIGLMEDPETLSLVESLDPDDQTRLFEELPAKIAKRILAEMKPGDAAAVSHLLGYPAGSSGRFMTSRYLAFHENSTIGEVLARLHTSPLRPDEMGVIYVIGPGRVYRGYISLGSLLKTTPDVRIGEIATEPGLFVRTTEPRIRAADLVAEYDLFAIAVLDGEDRLVGSITFDDVIDLLEEEGTEDFLKIGSVRDIGMSVKDATIGILYRKRLPWLLVLVLMNVFSGAGIAYFEETIAAYVVLVFFLPLLIDSGGNAGSQSATLMVRSLATGDVEAGDWARLIGREVFIALALGVSLAGAVMVLGIFRGGPEIAVVVGLSMMLIVIVGSLIGMTLPFLLTRLNKDPAVASTPLVTSFADITGVLIYFSIATWYLGIAA
- a CDS encoding methyltransferase domain-containing protein; the protein is MMSRQEELLSLLRNPATGEPLDYEDERLIDRVSGEQFTIRDGIPVILRSDDVAGWNRTAQRGYDWLSLVYDFMYRFNIGNIGNWLNEIAAIIEIQPGDRVLETSVGTGQQFRNLHNHGVDARFYGNDISFGMLRRCRKNQRRWGIDIGCVQGNAEALPFGDALFEVVYHIGGINFFNDKERAINEMIRVAQPGGRIHICDESAKFKERSHLFGRFMPDSDTGVYDPPERFIPDTMVDLTTRQLWDGLFWMVSFQKPEEEVSRN